A single genomic interval of Tursiops truncatus isolate mTurTru1 chromosome 1, mTurTru1.mat.Y, whole genome shotgun sequence harbors:
- the EXO5 gene encoding exonuclease V yields the protein MAETREEETVSAEASGFSDLSDSEFLDLEDTQESSTSHNKPGPSSELPGKDRKLTSLPKWKRGLDVLSPMEQFHLKYLYVTDLSTQNWCEQQMVYGKELPGFLTPEKSSVLDTGASIHLARELEVHDLVTVPITSKEDAWAIKFLNILSMIPTLQSEGRIREFPVFGEVEGVLLVGVIDELHYTARGELELAELKTRRHPVLSPDAQRKKDCFQVSLYKYIFDAMVQGKVTTASLIHHTKLSPEKPLGPSVLRHARQGGFSVKSLGDLMELVFLSLTLSDLPVIDMLKIEYIHQETATLLGTEIVAFEETEVRNKVQHYMAYWMGHREPQGVDVEEAWKCRTCTYADICEWRKSSGLPKSMLEPQAEKAK from the coding sequence ATGGCAGAGACTAGGGAAGAGGAGACGGTGTCAGCAGAGGCCTCAGGGTTCTCAGACTTGAGTGACTCAGAGTTTCTGGACCTGGAGGATACACAAGAGTCAAGTACTTCACATAACAAGCCTGGCCCTTCTTCTGAACTCCCTGGGAAGGATCGCAAGCTCACAAGCTTACCAAAGTGGAAAAGAGGATTGGATGTCTTGTCACCTATGGAACAATTCCATCTTAAATATTTGTATGTCACTGACCTGTCTACTCAGAACTGGTGTGAACAGCAAATGGTATATGGTAAGGAGCTTCCTGGTTTCTTGACACCTGAGAAGTCATCTGTTTTGGACACTGGTGCCAGCATCCACCTAGCTAGAGAACTAGAAGTTCATGATCTTGTGACTGTCCCCATCACCTCTAAAGAAGATGCTTGGGCAATTAAGTTTCTGAACATATTATCGATGATTCCTACCCTGCAGTCAGAAGGGCGCATCAGAGAGTTTCCAGTGTTTGGAGAAGTGGAGGGTGTGCTCCTTGTTGGAGTGATTGATGAGCTGCACTATACAGCCAGGGGGGAACTGGAACTGGCTGAACTCAAGACACGCAGGCACCCTGTGCTCTCTCCAGATgctcagagaaaaaaagactgtttTCAGGTCAGCCTGTACAAATATATCTTTGATGCCATGGTACAAGGGAAAGTGACCACTGCTAGCCTAATCCACCACACAAAATTGAGTCCAGAAAAGCCATTGGGACCTTCAGTGCTGAGGCATGCCCGGCAGGGAGGCTTCTCTGTGAAGTCCTTGGGTGACCTCATGGAGCTGGTCTTCCTGTCTCTAACACTGTCTGACCTCCCAGTTATTGATATGCTGAAGATTGAGTATATCCACCAAGAGACTGCCACTCTGCTGGGTACAGAGATAGTGGCCTTTGAAGAGACGGAGGTGAGAAACAAAGTGCAGCACTATATGGCCTACTGGATGGGACACCGAGAGCCTCAAGGTGTTGATGTGGAGGAGGCTTGGAAATGCCGGACATGCACCTATGCAGATATCTGTGAGTGGAGGAAGAGCAGTGGGTTGCCCAAATCCATGCTAGAGCCGCAAGCCGAAAAAGCCAAATGA